Proteins encoded in a region of the Streptomyces sp. NBC_00310 genome:
- the galE gene encoding UDP-glucose 4-epimerase GalE, with amino-acid sequence MTWLITGGAGYIGAHVVRAMLDAGEEAVVYDDLSTGIAERVPEGVPLEIGSTLDGERLARVIRDRGVTGVVHLAAKKQVGESVELPLHYYRENVEGLRTLLSAVTDAGVASFVFSSSAAVYGMPAAARDGALVTEDTPCAPMSPYGETKLVGEWLVRATGRATGLSTASLRYFNVAGAATPELADTGVFNLVPMVFEKLSEGAPPQIFGGDYPTPDGTCVRDYIHVVDLAEAHVATARRLCEAPGTDLTLNIGRGDGVSVREMIDRINALTGHDLPPSVVDRRPGDPARVVASADRIAAELGWKARYGVEDMISSAWAGWTKRRQRL; translated from the coding sequence ATGACCTGGCTGATCACCGGTGGCGCCGGATACATCGGGGCGCATGTGGTGCGCGCGATGCTCGACGCGGGCGAGGAGGCCGTCGTCTACGACGATCTGTCCACGGGGATCGCCGAACGGGTGCCCGAGGGCGTGCCGTTGGAGATCGGTTCCACCCTCGACGGCGAGCGGCTGGCCCGGGTGATCCGTGACCGTGGCGTCACCGGCGTCGTCCATCTCGCGGCGAAGAAGCAGGTCGGCGAGTCCGTCGAACTGCCGCTGCACTACTACCGGGAGAACGTCGAGGGCCTGCGCACCCTGCTGTCGGCCGTCACGGACGCCGGGGTCGCGTCGTTCGTCTTCTCGTCCTCCGCCGCCGTGTACGGCATGCCCGCCGCCGCGCGGGACGGGGCCCTCGTCACGGAGGACACGCCGTGCGCGCCGATGAGCCCGTACGGCGAGACCAAGCTGGTCGGCGAGTGGCTGGTGCGGGCCACGGGCCGGGCGACCGGGCTGTCGACGGCCTCCCTCCGCTACTTCAACGTGGCGGGGGCGGCGACCCCCGAACTGGCCGACACCGGCGTCTTCAACCTCGTCCCCATGGTCTTCGAGAAACTCTCCGAGGGCGCCCCGCCGCAGATCTTCGGCGGCGACTACCCGACCCCCGACGGGACGTGCGTGCGGGACTACATCCACGTCGTCGACCTCGCGGAGGCCCATGTGGCGACCGCCCGGCGGCTGTGCGAGGCGCCGGGCACGGACCTCACCCTCAACATCGGGCGTGGGGACGGCGTCTCGGTGCGCGAGATGATCGACCGCATCAACGCGCTCACCGGCCACGACCTGCCTCCCTCGGTCGTCGACCGGCGCCCGGGCGACCCCGCGCGGGTCGTCGCCTCGGCGGACCGGATCGCCGCCGAGCTGGGCTGGAAGGCGCGGTACGGCGTCGAGGACATGATCTCCTCGGCGTGGGCGGGCTGGACGAAGCGGCGTCAGCGCCTGTGA
- a CDS encoding glycosyltransferase family 2 protein: MALQQAQVSVVVIGYDDAAHVADAVRSALAQGPAVREVIAVDDCSTDGSGELLEHLAEPEPRLRVIRRRSNSGGCGTPRNTGLDAAASPYVMFLDSDDVLPPGAVDALLGAALEHDAPVASGLCVRRELPSGRETPWQPELYARRTLVEHPSRRARLVHDTLCVNKLYRTSFLREHAIRFPEGRFPYEDFVFGARVLAAAPRVALIPDPVYVWHVRRSAARLSLSLDRSGIANWQARIEADRMSYDILLGAGEKRLARATRTRFLDHSLRMYARELDLRGTEYRREWWALTRAYLASFDEGDFTPAPAPGRVVARVILAAEEPRDLARLKEIAARPARLAPPYACAGDGSPVWSADLPQVELDHLLVRPVHLLPAAVDAELRPRARGTTLRLRLHELYGRMAEAGPETVEVEFVEREDGRVGFVGTASLTAEPDIDSWTAEVPLDLAALGSGTWDLRLRLRFADGSHRETTAHALAGAGLLRRSALPSTRHGVLLVQPYATHAGALAVRLAPGWRGLTDVVRRRLKRLLH; this comes from the coding sequence ATGGCTCTTCAGCAGGCGCAGGTCTCGGTCGTCGTCATCGGGTACGACGATGCCGCCCACGTGGCGGACGCCGTGCGCTCGGCGCTCGCGCAGGGGCCGGCCGTCCGTGAGGTGATCGCCGTCGACGACTGTTCGACGGACGGCAGCGGGGAGTTGCTGGAGCACCTGGCCGAACCGGAGCCACGCCTGAGGGTGATTCGGCGCCGGTCCAACAGCGGCGGCTGCGGCACCCCGCGCAACACCGGGCTGGACGCCGCGGCCTCGCCGTACGTGATGTTCCTGGACAGTGACGACGTGCTGCCGCCCGGCGCCGTGGACGCGCTGTTGGGTGCGGCCCTGGAGCACGACGCGCCGGTCGCGTCGGGGCTGTGCGTGCGCAGGGAGCTGCCGTCCGGCCGGGAGACCCCCTGGCAGCCCGAGCTGTACGCCCGGCGCACGCTGGTGGAGCACCCGTCCCGGCGCGCGCGCCTGGTGCACGACACCCTCTGCGTCAACAAGCTCTACCGCACCTCCTTCCTGCGCGAGCACGCGATCCGTTTCCCCGAGGGCCGTTTCCCGTACGAGGACTTCGTGTTCGGCGCGCGCGTGCTGGCCGCCGCGCCGCGCGTCGCGCTGATCCCCGACCCGGTGTACGTCTGGCACGTCCGCCGGTCGGCCGCCCGTCTCTCCCTCTCCCTCGACCGCTCCGGCATCGCCAACTGGCAGGCCCGTATCGAGGCCGACCGGATGTCGTACGACATCCTCCTGGGCGCCGGCGAGAAGCGGCTGGCACGGGCCACGCGGACGCGCTTCCTCGACCACAGCCTGCGGATGTACGCGCGCGAACTGGACCTGCGCGGCACGGAGTACCGGCGCGAGTGGTGGGCCCTGACGCGCGCGTACCTGGCCTCCTTCGACGAGGGTGACTTCACGCCGGCGCCCGCGCCCGGCCGGGTCGTCGCCCGGGTGATCCTCGCCGCCGAGGAGCCACGCGACCTGGCCCGCCTCAAGGAGATCGCGGCCCGCCCGGCCCGGCTGGCACCGCCGTACGCGTGCGCGGGCGACGGCTCCCCCGTCTGGTCCGCCGACCTGCCCCAGGTGGAGCTGGACCACCTCCTCGTCCGCCCCGTGCACCTGCTGCCCGCCGCCGTCGACGCGGAACTGCGGCCGCGCGCGCGGGGAACGACGCTCCGGCTGCGACTGCACGAGCTGTACGGGCGGATGGCGGAGGCGGGGCCGGAGACCGTGGAGGTGGAGTTCGTCGAGCGGGAGGACGGGCGGGTGGGGTTCGTCGGCACGGCGTCCCTCACCGCCGAGCCGGACATCGACAGCTGGACGGCCGAAGTCCCGCTGGATCTCGCCGCGTTGGGCAGCGGCACCTGGGACCTCCGGCTGCGGCTGCGCTTCGCGGACGGCAGCCACCGGGAGACCACCGCGCACGCCCTCGCGGGCGCCGGGCTGCTGCGCCGGAGCGCACTGCCGAGCACGCGCCATGGAGTGCTCCTCGTACAGCCGTACGCGACCCACGCGGGGGCGCTCGCGGTACGGCTCGCGCCCGGTTGGCGAGGCTTGACCGACGTCGTACGCCGTCGCCTCAAACGCCTGCTTCACTGA
- a CDS encoding MarR family winged helix-turn-helix transcriptional regulator translates to MTTSAAPMPEGISEEVSGQVSEEDFLRLDRQICFSLHAASRAFNSVYRVALKDLGITYPQYLVMLVLWERGELPVKKLGEHLRLDSGTLSPLLKRLEAAGLVRRERSARDERSVVVRPTEEGTALRERALAVPRRIVSATTLDIDEIRDLRDRLDRLTVALDEAALEEPTD, encoded by the coding sequence ATGACCACAAGTGCCGCTCCCATGCCCGAGGGGATCTCCGAGGAGGTCTCCGGGCAGGTCTCCGAGGAGGACTTCCTCCGTCTCGACCGGCAGATCTGCTTCTCCCTGCACGCCGCCTCGCGCGCCTTCAACAGCGTCTACCGCGTGGCCCTCAAGGACCTGGGGATCACCTATCCCCAGTACCTGGTGATGCTGGTGCTGTGGGAGCGGGGCGAGCTGCCCGTGAAGAAGCTGGGCGAGCATCTGAGGCTCGACTCCGGAACCCTCTCGCCACTGCTCAAGCGGCTGGAGGCGGCCGGTCTCGTACGGCGTGAGCGCAGTGCCCGCGACGAGCGGTCGGTGGTGGTGCGGCCGACCGAGGAGGGCACCGCCCTGCGGGAGCGCGCGCTGGCCGTGCCGCGCCGGATCGTCTCCGCGACGACCCTCGACATCGACGAGATCCGCGATCTGCGCGACCGCCTGGACCGCCTGACGGTCGCCCTGGACGAGGCGGCGCTGGAGGAGCCGACGGACTGA
- a CDS encoding CDP-glycerol glycerophosphotransferase family protein, whose product MPRFSVIVPVVEVRGFLRACLDSVLEQSYRDLEVIAVDDRSRSYRELARLFDSGQWQDTESARPRAGFRERYCEFDDGRAAERVVRTVMPGEAAQAVPAPGRAGSSTATGLVWS is encoded by the coding sequence ATGCCCCGTTTCAGTGTCATCGTCCCCGTCGTCGAGGTACGGGGCTTCCTGCGCGCGTGCCTCGACTCGGTCCTGGAGCAGTCGTACCGGGACCTGGAGGTTATCGCCGTGGACGACCGGTCCCGCTCCTACCGTGAGCTCGCCCGGCTGTTCGACTCCGGGCAGTGGCAGGACACGGAGTCGGCTCGGCCGCGGGCCGGCTTCCGGGAGCGGTACTGCGAGTTCGACGACGGGCGGGCGGCCGAGCGGGTGGTGCGGACGGTGATGCCGGGTGAGGCGGCGCAGGCGGTTCCCGCGCCGGGGCGGGCCGGGTCGTCGACGGCCACCGGCCTCGTGTGGTCATGA
- a CDS encoding DUF6507 family protein, whose protein sequence is MPAWDIDPINVQTTLNSTGEAAGGLEKAANSLVTNMASAAESAGTAVPGGQFNGPMIGPVATGTPRVPVGPVAAALSSYLQERQQKLAYMAQRTIDSVQGAADATNAYVTGDLDMAATHQANALKATVVPPPPGVDGNGGQGPK, encoded by the coding sequence GTGCCGGCTTGGGACATCGATCCGATCAACGTGCAGACCACGCTGAATTCGACCGGTGAAGCGGCGGGCGGCCTGGAGAAGGCCGCCAACTCACTGGTGACGAACATGGCGAGCGCTGCCGAGTCGGCCGGTACGGCCGTGCCGGGCGGCCAGTTCAACGGTCCCATGATCGGGCCGGTGGCCACGGGGACGCCCCGGGTGCCGGTCGGCCCGGTCGCCGCGGCGCTGAGCAGCTACCTCCAGGAGCGGCAGCAGAAGCTGGCGTACATGGCGCAGCGGACCATCGACTCCGTGCAGGGCGCGGCCGACGCCACCAACGCCTACGTCACCGGCGACCTGGACATGGCCGCCACGCATCAGGCCAACGCCCTCAAGGCGACGGTGGTGCCTCCCCCGCCGGGTGTCGACGGCAACGGCGGGCAGGGGCCGAAGTGA
- a CDS encoding organic hydroperoxide resistance protein: MDALYTAVATATHGRDGRAVSNDGKLDLDLALPVELGGNGQGTNPEQLFAAGYSACFASALGLVGRAAKVDVSDAAVTAEVGIGKQGEGFALKVTLRVELPDTVDAATGRKLVEQAHQVCPYSNATRNNIPVELVVE, encoded by the coding sequence ATGGACGCGCTCTACACCGCTGTCGCCACCGCCACCCACGGCCGCGATGGTCGCGCCGTCAGCAACGACGGCAAGCTCGACCTCGACCTGGCCCTCCCGGTGGAGCTCGGCGGCAACGGCCAGGGCACCAACCCGGAGCAGCTCTTCGCCGCCGGCTACTCCGCCTGTTTCGCCAGCGCCCTCGGCCTCGTCGGCCGCGCCGCCAAGGTCGACGTCAGCGACGCCGCGGTGACCGCCGAGGTCGGCATAGGCAAGCAGGGCGAGGGCTTCGCCCTCAAGGTCACCCTCCGCGTCGAACTTCCCGACACCGTCGACGCGGCCACCGGCCGCAAGCTCGTCGAGCAGGCCCACCAGGTCTGCCCCTACTCCAACGCCACCCGCAACAACATCCCGGTCGAGCTGGTCGTCGAGTAG